The genomic interval AGAGAGAGGCTTAACTGTTGAGGAAGACAGGTAGTCCTTTGGACGTTAAGTGGGAAAGCAAggaacaataatttttttctagaAACTGCCACCTTTTGTTCATACTTGGTGGGCCTTTGAACTAATATGACTGTGATGTTGCAGAATGCTACTCAAAAGAGCCAAAAGGTTTTTGTTCATGTTCCTTCTGAAATTGCTGCTCATGAAGTTGAGGAGATTGGTATGTCATTAGATGAAATTGGGTTATCTTCTCAGAAATGCTAGTTGGTTGGATTATTCACCATTAATTTTGTTACCAATATTACGCCCTTTTCACCCATCAACAGGAGTGGAACACTTGCTCAGGGATGTAAAGGATACTACCATTAGTACGCTTGCAACTGaggtttcttttctttcttcataaTTGTTTTTTGTTAATTCTAATTGATTTGATACTTAAAGCTTCTACTTTCATGGAAAATTGAAACTTTATTTGAACAATAACAAAGGGAGTGTATTTATACACCTTTTGGTCTTATGCACAGGTCACTGGAAAGCTTACAGCTTTGAAGGGTTTGGATGCAAGGTTACGAGAGATACGTGCTTATCTTGATCTTGTTATTGATGAGAAGCTTCCTCTGAATCATGAAATACTTTACCATTTACAGGTAAACTAACTTGTGAAAGATGAAAACAAAGTTAAAAAGCATTTTGCAGTTATGAACTTTAGGTCTCTAATACTTGACAGCATAAATTCATCCCTTGGACATTGCTTACTTGATTAAACCGTATCTAGAATGTAGACAAGAGCATATAACTAAGAGCCTATTTTGGTTAACATCTGCCTTACTATTGTTCTACTATGTTAAAACTGCAGGATGTGTTCAACTTGCTGCCAAATCTAAATGTAAATGAATTAATCAAGGCTTTTGCAGGTAATACAAAACCACATATATGCCAAAAGTTGCCGAATATGCTCATGTTCTTTTGGATTAGATAGGGATATGTGTTAACTTTTGAAGTTCATCAACCCATATTCTCTACTTTTTGTGCAGTAAAAACAAATGATATGATGTTGGTTATATATCTGTCGTCTCTCATTCGAAGTGTCATTGCACTCCATAACTTGATCAATAACAAGGTGAGAAGCTCTCCCGATTTCCCTGTTATATTTAAACCACTCTGAAGCACGTGAAGTGTGTTTTGACTGGCACAACATGGTTTGCAGATGCTAAACAAAGAACATGAGAAAGCTGAGGATGCTAAGCCAGCAACTGTCCCAGCTGCCAGTTCAAGCTGAGTTATCATCTGCATTGCTTGGAGTTCCACTCATGACAAAAGCTTGCGCAAATGGTGGTAGTACCTTTTATAGGATCCGCATTCTTGAGATTTTGTATTCTTCACATTGCAATCAGAGATCACCAGGCTCTAAACTTgagatttttctctcttcgATCTTGTTGTTTTCTTACAACTATAGACTAGTAAAATGAAGTGCTTCCATTCGCGTcatatattatgttgaattaACCATTTGAGCTTTCGATACAGCGTATGCAGCTATATTTTTTGTTCCGCCATGATTTTGTGTAGtctttgtttccatttttttGCTTATGCAGCTATATATTTTGTTCTGCCATGATTTTGAGTAGTCTTtgtttgcatttttttctttatcataTCGCTAAAATAGAACCAGCGATACATGCCTGCCATTCAAGAAGGTAGATCGAAGTGGTAATCTCCTCAATGGGGCTGCATTGCAATGAATGTGGCATTTTCCAGGGAGATTTGGTATCCTCAGATTATTTCTAATTCCACAGAAATTTGCTGCCGATTGGACATTATCGGCATTAAAAGAAAACCGATACTCTTATAGCATGTTTGGTTGGGGGAATGTCTAAGCCATTCTCTCTTTATTCTTAAGGAATTTTTGTTCCTttgtttggttgaaaaatgatTCAAGGAATAGTCATTCTTATGAAATGGCTATTCTTCAAAATCCTTCAAAACCAAGGAATAGTTAATATCACATTTTCtcatggtattagctattccatgATTGaggaataaatttaaaaattaataaagataaaaatatctcttacaagtttgaaaatttaNNNNNNNNNNNNNNNNNNNNNNNNNNNNNNNNNNNNNNNNNNNNNNNNNNNNNNNNNNNNNNNNNNNNNNNNNNNNNNNNNNNNNNNNNNNNNNNNNNNNNNNNNNNNNNNNNNNNNNNNNNNNNNNNNNNNNNNNNNNNNNNNNNNNNNNNNNNNNNNNNNNNNNNNNNNNNNNNNNNNNNNNNNNNNNNNNNNNNNNNNNNNNNNNNNNNNataaatatttaaataaaataaaaaattaatcataataaaatttaaattaataaatattaatatttaaattatctattattaatgttttaaataaataatcaattattaattttcaaaaataaaataaaataaaataattgatcatcataatatttaaataaaaataaaaatatttatattttaaaatataaataaatataatatgaattatcaattattaatattttaaaaataaaaaaaaataaaattaatataataatattaaattaaataaatgttaatatttaaatgattaattattaatattttaaaaaattctagattattaatatttaaaaaatctaataaaaataaaatgtcacataaataataaagggtgtttttgtcttttttattttctattcctttcttattccaaaattatttttaccaaccaaacactacaataaatcataataattatttctgTTTTATTCCCTTTGTCATACCAAATAacgtaataatatttttattctatttcacctcattctattcccacataataactattctatttcATTCTTGTCTATTCCGCTAACCAAACGTACCATTAAAGTGTCCTAACTGGAacagaaaatgaaacaaaaataatcaaagatatgtaaatataaattcatattttaacttaatttgattttattatcaacgcattaaatataaatttatattttcgtcatttttgcgatatgtaatttttactttaactTAGTACATTTACTTCCTGGTTGTCCAAACAAGCCCATTCCCTATTCCAGACCGGTTTCTAGCCCAACCCAAAAGAATAGCGCGGAAATGTAATAACGGGCCCCCaatattcaaataatgtaTTCCCTAAGATACCCCTATATTATATGTTTAATTACTATGTAGCCCGGAGTCCCCCTCTACCGGAGGGTTTTAGAATTTAGCAACTCCCCGTTGTTTCAGGAATATTCTTCAGCTAACTATTGAAGCTATGGGCAAAGCTTCCAGGGATAAAAGggtgagttttttttttttaagtgaaaaagttcTTTATTGGGATATTGGATGATTTTGCAACAAAAGGTAAGCTGCTTGATTTGCAGGATATTTACTATCGGAAAGCAAAAGAAGAAGGCTGGCGTGCTCGAAGTGCCTTCAAGCTTCTTCAGATAGACGAAGAATTCAACATTTTTGAAGgtcaaattcttgaaaaattatattctaAATGCCTTAAAATGATTGTATTCAATTTGGGTTGGTTATGGTTTGATTGATATATAGGAGTAAAGCGCGTGGTGGATTTGTGTGCTGCCCCCGGTAGCTGGAGTCAGGTTTGTTACTCATTCAGTGATATAGCTGATACCCTAATTTTCCACCTTAAATAGTTTTGCCTTATTAATCTAGCTTGCTAATATTGCGACAGGTCTTGAGTCGGAAATTATATCTCCCTGCGAAGCAGTCCCCTGACTCAAAGTAAGTTCCTTTTTTTCTGATTCAAAGAGTATAggattataaaagaaaatgtcaCATGCTGATTCATGTGGTCGAAGTTTATTTCTTTGCCTAAGGGCGCATGCCAATGTATATACTTTGTAGTTTGGTCTTGCCTGCTCATTGCTTCTTCTTCAGATGTTTAATTTTCTGCTACCATTTTTTcgtttttggtttttatggTTGTTTTTAATAGTTTTCGTACATGAGATGGTGATCTTTATGCATACTACCTTCTACTGTGATCATAGAAAACTTTGTTATAACTTGCAGGGATGATGATCTCCCTCTTATTGTAGCCATTGATTTGCAGCCAATGGCTCCAATTGAAGGTGTAATTCAAGTTCAGGGTGATATAACTAATGCTCGAACTGCTGAAGTGGTGAGgatactttctttttttttctttccttgaaaTCTTTGCCATGTGTCTTTCAATTTGTTATATGAAGAAATTTGCCATTCTCATATCTTTTTTGG from Theobroma cacao cultivar B97-61/B2 chromosome 5, Criollo_cocoa_genome_V2, whole genome shotgun sequence carries:
- the LOC18597583 gene encoding 26S proteasome non-ATPase regulatory subunit 7 homolog A, with the translated sequence MDVIKTQQISSRPIEKVIVHPLVLLSIVDNYNRVAKDTRKRVVGVLLGTSFKGTVDVTNSYAVPFEEDEKDPNIWFLDHNYHESMFSMFKRINAKEHVVGWYSTGPKLRENDLDIHRLFHNYVPNPVLVIIDVQPKELGIPTKAYYDVEEVKENATQKSQKVFVHVPSEIAAHEVEEIGVEHLLRDVKDTTISTLATEVTGKLTALKGLDARLREIRAYLDLVIDEKLPLNHEILYHLQDVFNLLPNLNVNELIKAFAVKTNDMMLVIYLSSLIRSVIALHNLINNKMLNKEHEKAEDAKPATVPAASSS